The following are from one region of the Cloacibacterium sp. TD35 genome:
- the msrA gene encoding peptide-methionine (S)-S-oxide reductase MsrA: protein MKKFFIFLMSILLISCNGQENKVSKKKNLKMENKNLEYATFGGGCFWCVEACFDMLKGVESVTSGYSGGHKENPTYEEVCTGETGHAEVVQIAFDPSVISYSQLLESFWFLHDPTQLNRQGEDIGTQYRSVIFYHSEKQKEEAQVSMENSEKSGKWNGKYVTQIVPFEKFWGAEKYHQNYFEINPNQPYCSAVVGPKVAKFKKHFGELGLLK, encoded by the coding sequence ATGAAAAAGTTTTTTATATTTTTGATGAGTATTTTACTGATTTCTTGCAACGGACAAGAAAACAAAGTTTCAAAGAAAAAAAATCTTAAAATGGAAAACAAAAATCTAGAATATGCTACGTTTGGTGGCGGGTGTTTTTGGTGTGTAGAAGCATGTTTTGACATGTTAAAAGGCGTAGAATCTGTAACTTCTGGCTATTCTGGCGGTCATAAAGAAAACCCTACTTACGAAGAAGTTTGTACAGGAGAAACTGGTCATGCAGAAGTGGTACAAATCGCTTTTGATCCTTCTGTAATCTCTTATTCACAATTGTTAGAATCATTTTGGTTCCTGCACGATCCTACACAATTAAACAGACAAGGTGAAGACATCGGCACACAATATCGTTCAGTGATTTTCTATCATTCTGAAAAACAAAAAGAAGAAGCACAAGTTTCTATGGAAAATTCAGAAAAATCTGGAAAATGGAATGGTAAATATGTAACTCAAATCGTTCCGTTTGAAAAATTCTGGGGCGCAGAGAAATATCACCAAAACTATTTTGAAATCAACCCAAACCAGCCCTATTGTAGTGCTGTAGTAGGGCCAAAAGTAGCCAAATTCAAAAAACATTTCGGT
- a CDS encoding DUF3575 domain-containing protein yields the protein MKKLITILAFICSTFAFSQSENNEFKVNILYTAIGMPELSYERLISDNSSLGASVAFSLDKKEDMDLRFSFTPYYRMFFGQKKAAGFFIEANSIVVNYVDTIYYNGSTNTYETKTGFGLGAAAGAKFLTKNNLIGEVYGGVGRVFGDNSLGAYPRFGITLGKRF from the coding sequence ATGAAAAAACTGATTACAATTTTAGCTTTTATATGTAGCACCTTTGCATTTTCTCAATCAGAAAACAATGAATTTAAAGTAAACATTCTTTACACAGCTATCGGAATGCCTGAACTATCTTACGAAAGACTAATTTCTGACAATTCGTCTCTTGGTGCGTCTGTAGCATTTTCTCTTGATAAAAAAGAAGATATGGATTTGAGATTCAGTTTCACTCCTTATTATAGAATGTTTTTTGGACAAAAGAAAGCAGCAGGTTTCTTTATAGAAGCTAATTCTATCGTTGTAAATTATGTAGACACTATTTATTACAATGGAAGCACAAATACTTATGAGACGAAGACTGGTTTCGGTTTAGGAGCAGCAGCTGGAGCTAAATTTCTTACCAAAAACAATCTAATCGGAGAAGTTTATGGCGGAGTAGGAAGAGTTTTCGGAGATAATTCTTTAGGTGCTTATCCAAGATTCGGGATTACTCTCGGCAAAAGATTTTAA